The Odocoileus virginianus isolate 20LAN1187 ecotype Illinois chromosome 24, Ovbor_1.2, whole genome shotgun sequence nucleotide sequence TAAACAAGACTTTTTTCTCAGAATAACATTTCTGGTAAGGTCAGCTCTACTTCTTAAACCTAGAACCAACTGGTTCTAGATGTTTCAGCATTAAAGGCAAGAGGTTCCACGTAACAGTGAGAAATGTTGATGGCTCTGTGTGTTCAGATATCCAAGGATTTAAGGATCAATCAAAAGGAAATCTTCCCAAGTcaattttcattattatgaattatttattgaTTATAATTTTCAGAGTTTCTCAAGCTTGGTACTATTGATATTTAgtgttggatttttatttttatagggaGCTACCCTGTGCATTCTACCATGTATAGCAGAATCTCTGACCTCTGTCCAAGCACTCTGGTACATTCATTATGTCAATCAAAAATGCCTCCAGATATTGTCAAATGTCCatgtgggaagggaggggagattCATAACCATCTGTAGTTGAGAACTATTGCCTCACTTGCTTGTAGATtgtcaggttcttctgtctgAATTATGTCCAAGTTAAACATCTAGTTTCTTATCTCCCAAATGATGCTATTGTATAGTTTAAataatctgtattattttttggaTCTGGAATGCATTGGTATCTAAAATCTTTATTCttgtaatttcttccttttttttttttttttttctttttgctcttgtGAGTAAGCATTTGTTTCTCCCATGCTCTAAGATCTGATTTGGAGCTGAACCTGCTGATTCTTTGTCTCCAGAATGTTCATTTTATCCTCCTcagttcatttttgtttaaataccTACATCTGTTCCCTTGCACAGTTCTTCCGAAAACTCacagaaggagagagacaggtACCTGAAAGCTCTCAGGGACCCTCTGCTCCCCCTCTCCCAGGAAACACTTGTTCAGAACACTACTACAAAGGAGCTTAGCTAAGCCAGGTCCCCTCTATAAAGCTTGCTAGAAAATATGCCCTTCCTGTTCCTGATACTTAATGTTGGCAGTGACTCTAAATTTccttcaaatgtttttttctcatGAAAGAACATGTGAATGTAAGGTATCTTTTAGATACATTACATGGTAAAGAATATCCATATTTTCTCAGACCTACAGACAGACCTGCTGGTGGAAAAACACCCCACCTTCCAGCCTCTGGAGGTCTCAGTAATTTGGGGAAGAGGTAGAGGCTCATGTCTCTCCACTCCTTGTGGCACAAGAGCCCTGGAGAAAATCACTTGCCTTATTCTTCAGAGGCCTCAAACCAAgcaattataattaattattgcTTCCTCATGTCATTCTATTTtcttggaaaggtgaaaaaaattaatagcagctttagaaatatttatatatgaaagttaaaagtTTAAATGTCTTCTCCCCATGCTGCATAATCATTCCCATAGACTACAAACATTTTGGATATAAAAAGTCACAGCAAAATTTATCttagttatttaataaatatttctcttttgtaagtacgcttcttaattttattttttttagatttattgaggtataattgacgaAAACAAATTGTACAGATCTAAGGAGTATAGttgatgtttatatatatgtgtatatgtatatatatatatatatatatatagtgaaataatcaccacaatcAAAATAATTAGCATATCAATTACCtcatgtcttataattttcttttatttttttttatgttgaaaataGTTAAGTTCTACTCACTTACCATGTTTCAAGTATAAAATGTAGTACTGTTAATTGCAGTCACATTGTTGTAGAGTTTcaaaatttattcatctttcataactgaaactttgtccCCTTGACAAACATCTCTCCAATGTCCCCTCTTCCAAGTCCCAATGCTGTATGGATACCCTTAAAATCTAAAAGGATGGGTCATGTTGTTTTCttatcacaataaaattttttaaaaattgaaaaataagtataggtacattattattttaaaaagtaaattttattgtatttcatcagtttcttgctcacccccaccccaccccacccccaccgttAATGCCACCTTTCTTGTCTTGAATACAGTCCAGGTACCACATTGCATTAAGTCATCATGTCTCCCAAATCTCCTCTGATCTGTGAagctttttcaattttctttttctttctttcttttttttgactctTACAACTCTAAGGGATACTGGTGAGGTATCCTGTAGAATACCTTCAAATGTGGGCTTTCCTGATGATTTTCTCACATTGGTTTGAGGGAAAGAATATCACAGAAGTAAAGCTTTTCTCATCACATCATACCAGGGGATAGATAGAGAGCCACATTACACCACTATGGTGAtggtcacttttttcttttacttcaggTAGTCAGGTAATATCAGTCATGTTTCTCTAAAGTTGAATGCAAGATTTCCAATGTAGTTGAGTAGACAACAATTGTTTTTAGactatttttgcttatttaagttatatagtTCATGTTTTCTTCAAGAAATATGTGTTATTTCAATAATTCAATATCTAAAAGTAATTAATGGAGTGGGTGTGGTGATGTAATAAAAGAGATATTTAAAAGGGACTAGATCATTTTCCCAGCTTAATATTTAAGCTTGTAAATATTTCTGCTTTAAGTCAATACATCATGAAGAACTCTTCATTCTACTCCCATTTGATTAGAATGAAAGTTTAGAAGAGGGTTATGCTTGGCATATTGTAGtcattcaattaatatttgataATGCTGACTTCTATAATCACATAATTTTGGTAACTGTAAAGAAGTATTGGAGTGATGAAGAGTCTGAAAAGGGtaattttaacatataaattttCATATGAAATGCCCCTAACACTGCTCCAGTTTTTCTGGGACACAGAAATTACATCAGAGAATGGTGATTCATTATAAATGTTTGTTTCATGGTTTTAAGAGAATGAGGCAACAGATAGTCTCTAGGGTTTATGCCCCAAAGGCTGTGACTCTGGATATAAGAATATATCCATCACTTTCAAACAGGACAGATCCTGCTTTCAACATCAGCAGGTTTGCATTAGATTCTAAAGACAGATTAATATTAATTTCAATGTTGGGAACCTAGGGGGAAAAGTGTGGAGGggaaatttatcatttaaatatagACATTCTTGAGAATTACCTAGTCATTGAAAATTGCCTTTCTGAGGTTTCAAGGAAGAGGAACTGCACTCTGCCTCCAGAGCCCTGTGTTAAAGCTGGCTCGGCTGAGCTCCTGAAAGAGTGTGTGTGGATGCTCAGTGCTTCAGTTCTGTATGATGCtgtgccaggctgctctgtccatgggattatcctgggaAGACTACTGAAccaggttgccatttgctcctccaggggatcttcctgacccagggatcaaacctgggttttctgTGACTCCTGCATCCGCAGACAGGAGGCTTCCTTGCCATGTAGCAACCTAGGAAGTCCAAGCCCCTGAATAACAACCCCTTAAACAAGAGATGCCTGGAATGTGGGGTCAGGAGAGTTTTGAGAATCTGGGGAATGTGCATTGTCTTGCTACTACAAACGTTTGAAGTTGTAGTCAAGGTAGAAAGgacaagtgtttttaaaaagagagagagatcaaacaaactctataatgaaaaaaagaaaaaggactatTTTTACTAAAGATTATAAAGTGGATCTGAGACTAAATATTACAATGAAATAGGGGGAAAATGTAGGGAAGTTATATCAAAGGTAACATTAGTTTAAAATGAGTgtttaggaaattccctggtgactcagtggttataattttgccaatgcaggggtgcagatttgatccctgttcagagaATTGTAGACCCGCATGACTcacggccaaaaaaccaaaacataaaacagaagcaatattgtcacaaattcaatagagactttaaaaactgtccacatcaaaaataaataaatgaataaaataaaatgaatgtttaagCACCTTagataaattaattatatttagaaCATCCAGCTTTGTGATAGGCTGTTTTCAATACTTAAATGTATGAGTTTAGGAAGAGATAGGGACcttgagttctttgttttgcatatgaTCTGATCTCTTCATTGATGGCCATCTGAAATCTGTTTCTTGAGTTGTGGAACTAGAGAGAACTACCAGAAATGATAGAGAAAGAACTCCTGGTTCTGGTTCAGTTGGACCTTAGAGGTATTGGTCACCAATTagagaaatagaattattttatattactatTTTCTCATGAAATGTTTCCATAGTACAGTGCTACCTCAactatttaatatttcttctttacaGGTAATATAGGGACAGAATAAATATCCTATGCAccttgaaaggagaaaaaagagagcaaaaggCCAAGAACAGTATATTTCTAAATTAGAATCTTTAATAAGGATATCTATTCTTTCTGAGagaatatttttctcaaatttctttcttCGATGCTTTCTAGTATAGCTCTGTGATACGAATACTTTCATCAGGCACATTCCCAAAGTCTCCAGTTTGTCATAAATTAGAAGTatgataataaataaagaaaatagcatCTGGACCTTGAACATGGATCAGGATTACTGTAGACAAATGAATAATTGCTGGAAGCCTGGATCAGGGTTCATGTCATAGATACGTAGATTGGGCCTTATTTGCATGATACAGGGAAAGTCAAAAATTTCCATCTTCTGCTTTGCCATCTCTAGAATAAATAGCTAGACTagattatctttattattttttcaatattattattcCTCAAACAATGATGGGGGATTGACAACCTGGACTCGCTAGGTTAAGAAACACACTCtgtgaaaaattataatttattttgaagacaAGTTTACTGAGTCAGAAGCAAAATAAGTATTAAAGTGCTACATAGAATTAATAGTAAAGGGACAAATGTAAAGTGTTATGGGTGTCATTTTTAATGTCACATTCTGAACATACAAtgcaaaatttaatttatttagaaGTTTATCATTTTTGCTATTAGTTATAGAACTGAAACAAGTAGCTCTGGTACTAGGGTAAATTAATCTTTATGAACTTATAATGTTCAAGAAAATCTGAAAGTATTAGGGAaggatttcatttaaaataatcgcAGGTGACTTGAACTCATCTTTTTACTTTGgaatatcaaaaattaaaattaagaactaagAAACTTCcataattataattttacttaaaaagtttaaatgtttgtcatttttaaaaattttagacatTTAGTGTAGCTTGCATAGAAAATACAGATTCTGAAAGAGAAACTTTGCTGCATAGAAAATACAGATTCTGAAAGAGAAACTTTGCTTGTTAACCAAGTGTCTTACATCCTTACTtcccttaatatttttctttctaggatTGATTCCAATTCTGACAAACAGAAACAATGTTTCtatcagagagaaataaaagtggGGCTGTGTTCACtctcctgggcttctctgatTACCCAGAGTTTCAAGTCCCCCTCTTCTTGATATTCTTCACCATCTATACTGTCACTGTGGTAGCGAATCTTGGGATGATTGTAATCATCAAAATTAACCCCAAActgcacacccccatgtactttttcctcagCCACCTCTCCTTCGTGGACTTTTGTTATTCCTCCATCGTTGCTCCCAAGACCATGGTGAACCTCATGGTAGAAGACAGAACCATTTCATTTGTAGGTTGTGTAatacaattctttttcttttgtacctTTGTAGTGACTGAGTCCTTTTTATTAgctgtgatggcctatgaccacTTTGTGGCCATCTGCAACCCTCTGCTCTACATGGTGGCCATATCCCCGAGATTCTGCACCACATTAGTGGTTGGATCTTATGCTTGGGGAGTAGCTTGCTCCTTGATACTCACCTATACTGTTATCAAATTATCATTTCGAGGTTTCAACACAATTGATCACTTCTTCTGTGAGTTCTCCTCCCTGCTTTCCCTCTCTTGCTCTGATACTTACTTCAACCAGTTGCTGCTTTTCATTTTTGCCACCTTTAATGAGGTCAGCACAGTCTTCATCATTCTCCTGTCTTATGTATGCATTGTTGTCACCATCCTCAAGATGCATTCAGCCTGTGGTCGCCgcaaagccttctccacctgcgTCTCCCACCTGACCGCCATCAGCATCTTCCACGGCACCATCCTCTTCCTCTACTGTGCGCCCACCTCCACAACCTCCAGGCACACAGTCAAAGTGGCCTCTGTGTTTTACACGGTGGTCATCCCCATGTTGAATCCCCTGATCTACAGTCTGAGAAATAAGGATGTCAAGGACACAGTCTCCAAGATCATGGACTCTAAAGTGTTTTCATACTAAACATTATTTGGAAGATTTTGCCCTTGATATGTAAATAAACTGTGTCTGCAAAAGTTGGTtgataaaaggaaatttattattaatgacctgttaatacataaaatataaagtacatGGTATTTTGCTTAACTGCACTAAACTTGACATTCTCTCTTAATTACTGGGAAAAAAAG carries:
- the LOC110124454 gene encoding olfactory receptor 5D18-like encodes the protein MFLSERNKSGAVFTLLGFSDYPEFQVPLFLIFFTIYTVTVVANLGMIVIIKINPKLHTPMYFFLSHLSFVDFCYSSIVAPKTMVNLMVEDRTISFVGCVIQFFFFCTFVVTESFLLAVMAYDHFVAICNPLLYMVAISPRFCTTLVVGSYAWGVACSLILTYTVIKLSFRGFNTIDHFFCEFSSLLSLSCSDTYFNQLLLFIFATFNEVSTVFIILLSYVCIVVTILKMHSACGRRKAFSTCVSHLTAISIFHGTILFLYCAPTSTTSRHTVKVASVFYTVVIPMLNPLIYSLRNKDVKDTVSKIMDSKVFSY